A genomic stretch from Serratia entomophila includes:
- a CDS encoding TraR/DksA C4-type zinc finger protein, translating into MADIIDNAQEQEQLIITAALSNRSKPSMVFTGRCYWCGETISKGNFCLGDSCAEDYERRIKADSQRGVA; encoded by the coding sequence ATGGCTGACATCATCGACAACGCACAAGAGCAGGAGCAGTTGATCATCACTGCCGCATTATCTAACAGATCTAAGCCGTCAATGGTGTTTACTGGCCGCTGTTATTGGTGCGGAGAGACCATCAGCAAAGGTAATTTCTGTCTCGGAGATAGTTGCGCAGAAGACTACGAACGCAGAATAAAAGCAGACAGTCAGCGAGGTGTTGCATGA